In Candidatus Palauibacter australiensis, the following are encoded in one genomic region:
- a CDS encoding TetR/AcrR family transcriptional regulator — translation MVPQAPAATRPPDTEQRPPDTEQRIFDAALTVFARKGRDGARLQEIADHAGINRALLHYYFRTKEQLYEAVFEHGCRQFMAGLSQSLRAEEGVEDSLRAFVYGYIDYIYEHQDMARLMLNECLCGGGVLERHLAAAIEAREEVPGLLLEDRLRAAIGAGEIREIDLRHTLLTIVSACLFPFVALPTVRLFHSRAVEDFDRFLQERKAHIVDLLLAGLRPTGGARREELA, via the coding sequence ATGGTGCCGCAAGCTCCGGCCGCCACACGACCGCCCGATACCGAACAACGGCCGCCGGACACCGAACAGCGGATCTTCGACGCCGCGCTGACGGTGTTCGCCCGCAAGGGGCGGGACGGCGCTCGACTGCAGGAGATCGCGGATCACGCGGGGATCAATCGCGCGCTGCTGCACTACTATTTCCGCACCAAGGAACAGCTCTACGAGGCCGTGTTCGAGCACGGGTGCCGGCAGTTCATGGCCGGGCTCAGCCAGTCGCTGCGGGCGGAGGAGGGGGTCGAGGACAGCCTCCGCGCCTTCGTGTACGGCTACATCGACTACATCTACGAACATCAGGACATGGCGCGCCTCATGCTGAACGAATGTCTGTGCGGCGGCGGCGTCCTCGAGCGACACCTCGCGGCCGCGATCGAGGCGCGCGAGGAGGTCCCGGGACTCCTGCTCGAGGACCGGCTGCGCGCAGCCATTGGGGCGGGCGAGATCCGGGAGATCGACCTCCGGCACACGCTGCTCACGATCGTGTCCGCATGCCTGTTTCCGTTCGTCGCTCTCCCGACGGTGCGTCTCTTCCACTCCCGCGCCGTGGAGGACTTCGATCGCTTCCTGCAGGAACGGAAGGCGCACATCGTCGACCTCCTGCTCGCGGGCCTGAGGCCGACCGGGGGCGCCCGGCGGGAGGAACTCGCGTGA
- a CDS encoding gamma-glutamyltransferase — protein sequence MKPGVRMYGTTVLAVLAFAAVPLGLGAQSAPQVARSADGVVVAAQPLAAAAGARMLELGGNAADAAVAAAFAISVVEPSMNSIGGRNQILIRTPDGGVAGIDGTTSVPLGYDPATAPRAAYGYPTVGVPGSVAGLMRLHEEYGSLPLTTIMAPAIDYAAHGFRLLPGEARRQAGSRDQVAESEGARRYYLKADGSPYRPGDRLVQSDMAETLRAISLGGGDAFYRGEIAGRIADDMAANGGFLTRVAMAAYEAEDSRIVRGSYRGFEIVGSDIPASGAIAILALQIAEVFDPGGMSDEAWASVIAQSLAIAMTEYRRPSSDSSAVRVTSKAFARQLAEQVRVPVEAAIESGTESWTASGAASSWSAVGGPALQLPPEDGHTTHLSAADGNGMAIALTQTIGPGMGAKVATPGLGFLYAVTLGGYLGISEPGERARSGITPFMVLDDGEPFLVLGAAGGIRIISAVVQAVTRVVDDGLALPAALAAPRVHPDMGPDGLAGFSVEAGPEDGWSGASVEEFREMGFEITPTPRQGAFGRIHGLQYDAATRTWIGAADPDWEGAAVAPRPPGPTGGRD from the coding sequence ATGAAGCCAGGCGTCCGAATGTACGGCACGACCGTTCTCGCGGTACTCGCGTTCGCGGCGGTTCCGCTTGGGCTGGGCGCGCAGAGTGCGCCGCAGGTCGCGCGCTCGGCGGACGGGGTCGTCGTGGCGGCGCAGCCGCTGGCCGCGGCCGCGGGCGCCCGAATGCTGGAACTCGGGGGGAACGCCGCGGATGCGGCCGTGGCCGCCGCGTTCGCGATCTCCGTGGTCGAACCGAGCATGAACAGCATCGGGGGGCGCAACCAGATCCTCATTCGGACGCCCGACGGCGGGGTCGCGGGCATCGACGGGACGACGTCGGTTCCCCTGGGATACGACCCGGCCACGGCGCCCCGCGCCGCCTACGGCTATCCGACCGTCGGCGTGCCCGGGTCGGTCGCGGGCCTCATGCGCCTGCACGAGGAATACGGCTCCCTCCCGCTGACCACGATCATGGCCCCGGCGATCGATTACGCGGCGCACGGGTTCCGGCTGTTGCCCGGCGAAGCGCGCCGCCAGGCCGGATCGCGCGACCAGGTGGCGGAGTCCGAAGGCGCCCGGCGCTACTACCTGAAGGCCGACGGATCACCCTACCGCCCCGGCGACCGTCTCGTGCAGTCGGACATGGCCGAGACGCTGAGGGCGATTTCCCTCGGCGGCGGCGACGCCTTCTACCGCGGCGAGATCGCCGGTCGCATCGCCGACGACATGGCCGCGAACGGCGGCTTCCTGACCCGCGTGGCGATGGCGGCCTACGAAGCTGAGGACTCGAGGATCGTGCGCGGATCCTACCGGGGGTTCGAGATCGTCGGCTCCGACATCCCGGCCTCCGGCGCGATCGCGATCCTCGCCCTCCAGATCGCCGAGGTCTTCGATCCCGGCGGCATGAGCGACGAGGCGTGGGCTTCCGTCATCGCCCAGTCCCTCGCCATCGCCATGACGGAATACCGCCGCCCGAGTTCGGACTCCTCCGCCGTGCGCGTGACGTCGAAGGCGTTCGCCCGCCAGCTCGCGGAGCAGGTCCGCGTGCCCGTGGAGGCCGCCATCGAATCGGGCACGGAGTCCTGGACCGCGTCGGGGGCCGCGAGTTCATGGTCCGCGGTCGGCGGTCCGGCGCTGCAACTGCCGCCGGAGGACGGCCACACGACGCATCTCTCCGCGGCGGACGGGAACGGCATGGCCATCGCGCTCACCCAGACGATCGGGCCCGGCATGGGAGCGAAGGTCGCCACCCCCGGACTCGGCTTCCTCTACGCCGTGACGCTGGGCGGCTACCTCGGGATCAGCGAGCCGGGCGAACGCGCGCGCTCCGGCATCACGCCGTTCATGGTCCTCGACGACGGCGAGCCGTTCCTCGTCCTGGGCGCCGCGGGCGGCATCCGCATCATCTCGGCGGTCGTCCAGGCCGTGACCCGGGTCGTCGATGACGGCCTGGCGCTACCCGCCGCGCTCGCGGCCCCCCGCGTGCATCCGGACATGGGCCCGGACGGACTCGCCGGCTTCTCCGTGGAAGCGGGCCCCGAGGACGGCTGGTCCGGGGCTTCGGTAGAGGAATTCCGGGAAATGGGATTCGAGATCACGCCCACGCCGCGGCAGGGCGCGTTCGGGCGCATCCACGGCCTGCAGTACGACGCCGCCACGCGCACCTGGATCGGGGCCGCCGACCCCGACTGGGAGGGCGCCGCCGTGGCGCCCCGCCCGCCGGGGCCGACAGGAGGTCGAGACTAG
- a CDS encoding xanthine dehydrogenase family protein subunit M — translation MIPASFDYERASSLDEALSLLAEGGEDARPLAGGHSLLPLMRLRLARPSLLVDIGGLDELRGVHADGDSVVIGALTTHHEVAGASELTGGSGLLAKVAEGIGDPQVRHRGTLGGSVAHADPASDLPAALLALDAEVTLAGRDGTRSVAAADFFVGPFMSAAADGEIVTGVRVPKREGSGSAYRKFQRRAQDWAIVGVAAVVNWTESGIAGAAIGLTNMGGTPLRAPGVEAALNGASEKAQILAAASKVSELETPPADENASSEYRVHLAQVLIARAVAEAAGCPGMQPG, via the coding sequence ATGATTCCCGCGTCTTTCGACTACGAGCGCGCGTCGTCTCTCGATGAGGCGCTGAGCCTGCTCGCCGAGGGCGGCGAGGACGCCCGGCCGCTGGCTGGCGGACATTCGCTGCTACCGCTCATGCGGTTGCGACTCGCGCGGCCCTCGCTGCTCGTCGATATCGGCGGCCTGGACGAACTGCGCGGCGTGCACGCGGATGGGGACTCGGTCGTCATCGGCGCGCTGACGACGCATCACGAAGTGGCCGGCGCGTCCGAACTCACGGGCGGCAGCGGCCTCCTCGCGAAGGTGGCGGAAGGGATCGGCGATCCCCAGGTGCGGCACCGCGGCACGCTCGGCGGCTCCGTCGCGCACGCGGATCCGGCCTCCGACCTTCCGGCGGCGCTGCTCGCGCTCGATGCGGAGGTCACGCTCGCGGGACGCGATGGCACGCGATCGGTGGCCGCGGCGGACTTCTTCGTCGGTCCGTTCATGTCGGCCGCGGCCGATGGCGAGATCGTGACGGGCGTCCGGGTGCCGAAGCGGGAGGGCTCGGGCAGCGCCTACCGGAAGTTCCAGCGCCGCGCGCAGGACTGGGCGATCGTCGGCGTGGCCGCGGTCGTGAACTGGACGGAGTCGGGCATCGCGGGCGCCGCGATCGGGCTCACGAACATGGGCGGCACGCCGTTGCGGGCGCCCGGAGTCGAAGCGGCCCTGAACGGCGCGTCCGAGAAGGCGCAGATCCTCGCGGCGGCGTCGAAGGTGTCGGAACTCGAGACGCCCCCGGCGGACGAGAACGCGAGTTCAGAGTACCGCGTCCACCTCGCGCAGGTGCTGATCGCGCGCGCCGTGGCCGAGGCCGCCGGCTGCCCCGGGATGCAGCCCGGCTAG